The following are encoded together in the Rana temporaria chromosome 12, aRanTem1.1, whole genome shotgun sequence genome:
- the LOC120918504 gene encoding anaphase-promoting complex subunit 13-like yields the protein MDSEIQKDGRILDLVDDAWKEDKLPYEDVTVPLNELPEPEHDNGRAVEFVKEQEMKWADLALQYLHENIPVSGN from the coding sequence ATGGATAGCGAGATTCAGAAGGACGGTCGGATTTTAGATTTAGTTGATGACGCCTGGAAGGAAGATAAATTACCGTATGAAGATGTGACCGTTCCACTGAATGAACTTCCAGAGCCTGAACATGATAACGGCAGGGCGGTGGAGTTTGTTAAAGAGCAAGAAATGAAATGGGCGGATCTGGCTTTGCAGTACCTGCATGAAAACATCCCTGTGTCAGGGAACTAA